From one Aquicella siphonis genomic stretch:
- a CDS encoding ExeA family protein: MYNDYYQLKENPFNATADPDFFFSSKTHSEAVANLIYGIEQRKGILVVTGEIGTGKTTLCRKIFKLSTKRIKFALILNPKCSELQLLQMIVHDLGIETKSKNKYSLVQALNEFLIAESSQGNNIVVVIDEAQHLSVKQLEQVRLLSNLETEKEKLLQIILVGQPELYDKLQLPALRQLRQRVAVHFHVQPLEKEDVRHYIHHRITKAVMDPHESRKVEFTENAIDRIYHYTKGSPRTINILCDRALLAGFVADTYSIDDEIIQNCAKEILYCEHH, translated from the coding sequence ATGTATAATGATTACTATCAGCTCAAGGAAAATCCCTTCAACGCGACCGCGGATCCCGATTTTTTCTTTTCCAGCAAAACACATTCCGAAGCTGTCGCCAATCTGATTTATGGCATTGAGCAGCGTAAGGGCATCCTGGTGGTTACCGGCGAGATAGGCACGGGAAAAACCACGCTTTGCCGGAAAATTTTCAAACTGTCGACCAAGCGCATCAAATTTGCTCTGATACTCAATCCCAAATGTTCTGAACTGCAATTGCTGCAAATGATTGTTCACGATCTCGGCATCGAAACCAAAAGCAAGAACAAATACAGTCTGGTGCAGGCGCTGAATGAATTTCTGATTGCTGAGTCCAGCCAGGGCAATAATATCGTGGTGGTTATCGATGAAGCGCAGCATTTGAGTGTCAAACAGCTGGAGCAAGTCAGGTTATTGTCCAATCTGGAAACGGAAAAGGAAAAGCTGCTGCAAATCATCCTGGTAGGCCAGCCGGAATTGTATGACAAGCTTCAGCTGCCCGCTTTGCGCCAGCTCAGACAAAGAGTGGCGGTCCATTTTCATGTCCAGCCTCTGGAAAAAGAAGATGTGCGCCATTATATCCATCACCGCATAACAAAAGCTGTCATGGATCCACATGAATCACGCAAGGTGGAATTTACTGAGAATGCAATAGACAGAATTTATCACTATACCAAAGGTTCTCCCCGCACGATCAACATCTTGTGCGACAGGGCATTGCTGGCAGGATTTGTCGCGGATACTTATTCAATTGATGATGAGATC
- a CDS encoding SGNH/GDSL hydrolase family protein, translating into MKRHIYAFIGILTLIFCILPAASYSQNTTPFSKIIFFGDSLSDNGNFYSDIFGFMPKSPPYFEGRFSNGPVWPEYVDQYFLEKNQVESVNYAIAGQTAIFHNPTKGYQPYTLTLSLDNYLLRTIFRDRSTTLFILWEGANDYLPGIDNLDELSTNVVNSIKSSIESLIYHGGNNFLVINLPDLSMTPYGQSSTYKDLLHSATLVHNLKLDAAVSEIQESYKNVNIHVYNVNQLLQDFMNNPDAFNQKYGTQISDTKQSCWLGGYTLMAKKVTEEMITRQIEDHLRTRSRSFAATNTNKVDAAALANYIYTTPALMETYKVSENGTTGLSACENPDNHIFWDRIHPTAPVHKIISKNIIEFINQNYQPGQSPAEQNPV; encoded by the coding sequence ATGAAAAGACATATTTACGCATTCATTGGCATTCTGACACTGATTTTCTGCATTCTGCCAGCCGCATCCTACTCCCAGAACACGACCCCGTTTTCAAAAATCATCTTCTTTGGCGACAGCCTCTCGGACAATGGTAATTTTTATTCCGATATTTTTGGCTTCATGCCCAAGTCACCGCCCTATTTTGAAGGACGGTTTTCCAACGGTCCTGTCTGGCCTGAATATGTCGATCAATATTTTCTTGAAAAAAACCAGGTTGAATCAGTCAATTACGCCATAGCCGGCCAGACGGCCATTTTTCATAATCCCACGAAAGGTTACCAGCCGTACACCCTGACTCTGTCGCTGGACAATTATTTGCTGCGCACTATTTTCAGAGACCGTTCCACGACTTTGTTTATTCTCTGGGAAGGCGCCAATGATTACCTTCCCGGCATAGATAATCTGGACGAATTGTCAACCAATGTGGTGAATTCCATTAAAAGCAGCATTGAAAGCCTGATTTATCATGGCGGCAATAATTTTCTGGTCATCAATCTTCCGGATCTCTCCATGACCCCCTATGGGCAATCCAGCACCTATAAAGACCTGCTGCATTCCGCCACTCTGGTGCACAACCTGAAACTGGATGCCGCTGTGTCGGAAATCCAGGAAAGCTATAAAAATGTGAATATCCATGTGTACAACGTGAACCAGCTGCTGCAAGATTTCATGAACAATCCGGATGCGTTTAATCAGAAATACGGTACGCAGATCAGCGACACCAAACAGTCATGCTGGCTGGGTGGTTACACGCTTATGGCGAAAAAAGTCACTGAAGAGATGATAACCCGGCAAATTGAAGACCACTTGCGCACCCGCTCCCGATCGTTTGCCGCAACGAATACCAACAAAGTGGACGCCGCCGCCCTGGCCAACTACATTTATACGACGCCCGCGCTGATGGAAACTTACAAGGTCAGCGAGAACGGGACCACTGGCCTGTCAGCCTGCGAGAACCCGGACAATCATATATTTTGGGACCGGATTCACCCCACTGCGCCTGTGCATAAGATCATTTCAAAAAACATTATTGAGTTTATCAATCAGAATTATCAGCCGGGACAAAGCCCTGCGGAACAAAACCCTGTTTGA